Proteins encoded by one window of Synechococcus sp. MVIR-18-1:
- a CDS encoding aldo/keto reductase: MTSTASLALPTRRFGRTELAMPVLSLGGMRFQQSWSDLEADVITQEAQSTVENTLHHAVELGFHHLETARHYGSSERQLGWALPHSPDPDRILQTKVPPRDDPAVFEAELELSLERLNVQRIELLAIHGINRLDHLEQTLRPGGCMEVVRRWQREGRIDHVGFSTHGETSVIEAAINSDAFDYVNLHWYYIRQDNEPALAAAQRHDMGVFIISPTDKGGHLHTPSLLLKQLCAPLHPIVFNDLFCLRDPRVHTISVGASRPSDLDLHLEAVRQLDTAGALIAPIHDRLQTQALRALGEPWLMTWREGLPHWKDTPGGINLPVLLWLHNLIEAWDLEGYARARYGILGHAGHWAPGANADALDQEVSETDLRSALGQSPWAETIPGLLRGLKERVGGVPQERLSSA, from the coding sequence ATGACATCAACGGCTTCCCTGGCATTACCAACCCGCCGCTTTGGTCGCACTGAGCTGGCCATGCCCGTGCTTTCCCTAGGGGGTATGAGGTTTCAGCAAAGTTGGTCGGATCTTGAGGCTGACGTGATTACTCAGGAGGCTCAAAGCACGGTGGAAAACACCCTCCACCATGCGGTGGAGCTTGGATTTCACCATCTGGAAACGGCCCGTCATTACGGCAGCTCCGAGCGGCAACTTGGCTGGGCTCTCCCGCATTCGCCTGATCCAGATCGCATTCTTCAAACGAAGGTGCCTCCCCGGGACGATCCTGCGGTGTTTGAAGCTGAGCTTGAACTCAGCCTGGAGCGCTTAAACGTTCAGCGAATCGAGTTGCTGGCGATTCATGGCATCAACAGGCTCGATCATTTGGAGCAAACGCTGCGACCAGGCGGCTGTATGGAGGTGGTGCGCCGCTGGCAGCGAGAGGGCCGTATCGACCATGTGGGCTTCTCGACCCATGGTGAAACAAGCGTCATCGAAGCTGCGATCAACTCTGACGCCTTCGATTATGTGAATTTGCATTGGTACTACATCCGGCAAGACAACGAACCAGCGTTGGCCGCAGCCCAACGGCATGACATGGGCGTGTTCATCATTAGTCCCACCGATAAAGGTGGGCATCTGCATACCCCTTCGCTGCTGTTGAAGCAACTCTGCGCCCCCCTTCACCCGATCGTGTTTAACGATCTGTTTTGCCTGCGTGATCCACGCGTTCACACCATCAGTGTTGGTGCATCCAGGCCAAGTGACCTCGATCTTCATCTTGAAGCTGTGCGTCAACTCGATACAGCTGGAGCGCTCATCGCCCCGATTCATGATCGGTTGCAGACTCAGGCTCTACGGGCCCTTGGTGAGCCTTGGTTGATGACCTGGCGTGAAGGGTTGCCCCATTGGAAAGACACTCCCGGGGGTATCAATCTCCCCGTGTTGCTCTGGCTCCACAATTTGATTGAAGCTTGGGACCTCGAGGGGTATGCCAGGGCGCGTTACGGAATTCTTGGTCATGCAGGACATTGGGCGCCTGGTGCCAACGCCGATGCCCTGGATCAAGAGGTTAGTGAGACAGACCTCCGCAGTGCTTTGGGCCAAAGTCCCTGGGCTGAAACGATCCCAGGATTGCTAAGGGGTTTAAAGGAACGGGTTGGCGGTGTTCCTCAGGAACGTTTGTCGTCTGCCTGA
- a CDS encoding ferredoxin, translated as MPDSQRARDQSVNDSSGNPSAAYSASSLEDDQSTGMEPVLGGALAEKAVWVDEAVCIGCRYCAHVACNTFIIEPNLGRSRAIRQDGDSSERIQEAIETCPVDCIHWVAFDDLMGLQAQLDSQELLPLGLPSPARPRRILPRQPQD; from the coding sequence ATGCCTGATTCGCAGCGGGCGAGGGATCAATCCGTGAACGACTCGTCCGGTAACCCCTCTGCTGCTTACAGCGCGTCCTCTCTTGAGGATGATCAATCCACTGGCATGGAACCGGTTCTGGGTGGTGCCCTTGCCGAAAAAGCTGTCTGGGTTGATGAAGCTGTTTGTATTGGCTGCAGGTATTGCGCTCACGTGGCCTGCAACACCTTCATTATTGAGCCCAATTTGGGACGTTCCCGAGCGATTCGCCAGGACGGTGATAGCTCTGAGCGCATTCAAGAGGCGATCGAAACATGCCCTGTGGATTGCATTCACTGGGTCGCCTTTGATGATCTCATGGGCCTACAAGCGCAGCTCGATTCTCAGGAGCTTCTTCCGCTCGGGTTGCCTTCGCCCGCGCGCCCACGACGGATTCTCCCCCGGCAGCCGCAAGACTGA
- a CDS encoding DUF1257 domain-containing protein, with protein MSHFSTVKTELRQRESLVSALEDLGYEPKQGGHPVRGYRGQTVEAELAVTLQDSADFGFVWNEANGAYEFVTDLDLWRQSMPIERFLSRLTQRYALNTVLNASLTEGFAVAEQRDCQDGSIELVVTRWDA; from the coding sequence ATGTCCCATTTCAGCACTGTCAAAACAGAACTTCGCCAGCGTGAGTCCTTGGTCTCCGCCCTCGAGGATCTTGGCTACGAGCCCAAACAGGGGGGCCATCCCGTCCGGGGTTATCGCGGCCAAACCGTGGAAGCCGAATTGGCGGTCACGCTTCAGGATTCTGCTGATTTTGGTTTTGTTTGGAATGAAGCCAATGGTGCCTATGAGTTCGTGACCGATTTGGATCTGTGGCGCCAGTCCATGCCGATCGAGCGGTTTTTATCTCGTCTTACACAGCGTTATGCCCTCAACACGGTATTAAATGCCTCTCTTACCGAGGGCTTTGCTGTTGCTGAGCAGCGTGATTGCCAAGATGGGTCGATCGAACTTGTTGTGACCCGTTGGGATGCCTGA
- a CDS encoding DUF2997 domain-containing protein, which translates to MPERTLRFRIRPDGRVEEQVEGVEGDACLQLTERLESALGTVERRQPTSDAFVTTQTQSQSQFVEPS; encoded by the coding sequence ATGCCTGAGCGCACGCTTCGTTTCCGAATTCGTCCTGACGGTCGCGTCGAGGAACAGGTGGAAGGCGTTGAAGGTGACGCTTGTCTGCAACTGACGGAACGGTTGGAATCAGCCTTAGGCACGGTGGAACGCCGTCAGCCAACGTCTGATGCCTTCGTTACAACCCAAACCCAGTCCCAGTCACAGTTCGTAGAGCCCTCCTGA
- a CDS encoding HEAT repeat domain-containing protein — MTDLPPLDRESRVANLAIDPDVLARELEAEQVGDPLDEIDLDDPEQDALEAIRQCDEALNWLQQGHDQRLQGLRVFCEHRDPRSVSLLLPLLEEVCPVVRMSAVYALGRNPSPPAVGPLLKLLQEDSNAYVRKATAWSLGNYPDAPVLNPLIRALQTDVAAVRLWASVSLAEAGVTSAAKADPAAGQLLISLRIDSESVVRSNCIWALGRLLEHLVEPRRLEVIEVFVRALLHDRERSVRDEARTALEQMESPDVLDRLQTLMDEGLFS, encoded by the coding sequence ATGACCGATCTCCCGCCCCTGGATCGTGAATCACGTGTGGCCAATCTGGCCATTGATCCTGACGTGCTCGCCCGTGAGCTTGAAGCTGAACAGGTGGGTGATCCCCTTGATGAAATTGATCTCGATGATCCAGAGCAGGATGCTCTAGAGGCCATTCGTCAGTGTGATGAGGCTCTGAATTGGTTGCAGCAAGGTCATGATCAGCGGCTCCAAGGGTTGCGCGTGTTTTGTGAACATCGAGATCCCCGTTCGGTTTCGCTTCTGCTGCCCCTCTTAGAGGAGGTGTGCCCCGTTGTGCGCATGAGCGCTGTCTACGCCCTCGGTCGGAATCCCTCCCCCCCTGCTGTGGGACCCCTTCTGAAATTGCTGCAAGAGGACAGCAATGCCTATGTGCGCAAAGCCACGGCATGGAGTCTTGGTAATTATCCGGATGCACCAGTGCTGAATCCCTTGATTCGCGCCTTGCAGACCGATGTGGCGGCTGTGCGCTTGTGGGCGTCTGTTTCTCTCGCTGAAGCTGGTGTGACCTCTGCGGCAAAGGCAGATCCGGCGGCAGGCCAGTTGCTGATTAGCTTGCGAATCGACAGTGAGTCCGTGGTGCGAAGCAATTGCATCTGGGCTCTCGGCCGCTTGCTTGAACATCTTGTTGAACCCCGTCGCCTCGAGGTGATTGAGGTGTTTGTCCGTGCGCTTTTGCATGATCGTGAAAGGTCTGTTCGCGATGAAGCCCGCACGGCTCTCGAGCAGATGGAATCCCCCGATGTATTGGATCGCCTCCAAACCTTGATGGACGAAGGATTGTTCAGCTGA
- a CDS encoding sodium:solute symporter family protein → MAPIDWFLLVFYLIGTLLLGLWLARRNQGEDDYFVAGRSLSGWLAGASMAATTFSIDTPLYVAGLVGTRGLAANWEWWGFGLAHVAMAVVFAPLWRRSGVMTDAAFTELRYGGATAAWLRGTKAFLLALPINCIGIGYAFLAMRKVVQALGIVSDQPMPALGGLPDTVLLLMIVALLVLVYTVAGGLWAVVITDFVQLILAMVGALAVAWAAIHAAGGMDALLTSLNELGRPEVLSLVPWRWTDSGFDWIGGAGISASTFLAYLTVQWWSFRRSDGGGEFIQRMLATRDERQARLAGWVFLVVNYLLRSWLWVLVALAALVLLPDQADWELSYPALAVAYLPPVVLGLVVVSLVAAFMSTVSTSVNWGASYLTHDLYQRFVKPDASQKELLFVGQATSVLLLVLGVLTALISDSIGTVFRLVIAIGTGPGVVLVLRWFWWRINAAAELSSMVCGFFVGLATSVIPVLQISDYGLRLMVTTAITAVVWVVVMLLTPPESAEVLEGFVQRVQPPGPGWSRWRRRCEVEASESLRDLLTRFVLSSCVLFGALLGSGAFLLHQQVAGWSGLILTVVSLSLLLRGRQSRLAVE, encoded by the coding sequence ATGGCACCGATTGACTGGTTTTTGCTGGTCTTTTATCTAATTGGAACCTTGCTTCTTGGGCTTTGGCTGGCTCGACGCAATCAGGGGGAAGATGATTATTTCGTTGCTGGACGCAGCCTGAGTGGTTGGTTGGCAGGCGCTTCGATGGCTGCCACTACTTTCTCGATCGATACACCGTTGTATGTCGCGGGCTTGGTGGGCACTAGAGGCCTGGCAGCGAATTGGGAGTGGTGGGGGTTCGGTCTTGCTCATGTGGCGATGGCTGTGGTGTTTGCTCCTCTTTGGCGCCGCAGCGGCGTGATGACAGACGCAGCCTTTACAGAACTCCGCTACGGAGGAGCGACGGCGGCTTGGCTGCGGGGCACGAAAGCCTTTTTGCTGGCCCTTCCGATCAATTGCATCGGCATCGGTTATGCGTTTTTGGCCATGCGAAAGGTGGTGCAAGCGCTGGGGATTGTGTCCGATCAGCCCATGCCAGCACTCGGCGGTCTTCCCGACACGGTGCTGTTGTTGATGATCGTGGCTTTGTTGGTCCTCGTGTACACGGTGGCTGGTGGCCTTTGGGCCGTTGTGATCACTGATTTTGTGCAGTTGATTTTGGCGATGGTGGGGGCTCTTGCTGTGGCTTGGGCTGCCATTCATGCCGCTGGCGGGATGGATGCACTGCTCACCAGCCTCAACGAATTGGGTCGTCCCGAGGTGTTGTCGCTTGTCCCTTGGCGCTGGACTGACTCTGGTTTCGATTGGATTGGAGGGGCAGGCATCAGTGCTTCCACCTTCTTGGCTTACCTCACGGTGCAGTGGTGGAGTTTTCGACGTAGCGATGGCGGTGGTGAATTCATTCAACGGATGCTTGCCACCCGCGATGAACGTCAGGCGCGGTTGGCCGGCTGGGTGTTCCTTGTGGTGAATTACCTGCTGCGCAGCTGGCTGTGGGTTTTGGTGGCTCTTGCGGCTCTGGTGCTGCTGCCCGATCAGGCGGATTGGGAATTGAGTTATCCGGCTCTGGCGGTGGCCTACCTCCCGCCTGTGGTGCTTGGTCTCGTAGTGGTTTCCTTAGTGGCTGCCTTTATGAGCACGGTTAGCACCTCTGTGAACTGGGGTGCCAGTTATCTCACCCATGACCTCTATCAGCGCTTTGTGAAGCCTGATGCTTCTCAGAAAGAGCTGCTCTTTGTTGGACAGGCCACCAGCGTTCTTTTGTTGGTTTTGGGGGTGTTAACGGCTTTGATCAGTGACAGCATCGGCACCGTGTTCCGCCTGGTGATCGCGATCGGGACTGGGCCTGGTGTGGTCCTGGTCTTGCGTTGGTTCTGGTGGCGAATTAATGCTGCTGCAGAGCTGTCATCGATGGTGTGTGGATTCTTTGTTGGCTTGGCCACCTCTGTGATCCCCGTTCTTCAAATTTCGGACTACGGGCTCAGGTTGATGGTGACGACTGCCATCACGGCAGTGGTTTGGGTGGTGGTGATGTTGCTCACTCCTCCGGAGTCAGCGGAGGTGCTTGAAGGGTTCGTCCAGCGCGTTCAGCCCCCAGGACCTGGCTGGAGTCGTTGGCGTCGGCGCTGTGAGGTGGAGGCTTCTGAATCACTGCGAGATCTCCTCACTCGGTTTGTGCTGAGTAGTTGTGTTCTGTTTGGGGCGCTGCTTGGCTCGGGTGCCTTCCTTCTGCACCAGCAAGTTGCAGGTTGGTCCGGTTTAATCCTCACGGTTGTGTCCCTCTCTCTCCTTTTGCGAGGGCGGCAGTCGCGCCTTGCCGTTGAGTGA
- the rlmN gene encoding 23S rRNA (adenine(2503)-C(2))-methyltransferase RlmN — MISALLGRSKSELEEWAVAQGQPAFRGRQLHDWLYAKGAQDLQGITVLPKAWRASLQENGVSVGRLHERERRVAADATTKLLLGTEDGETLETVGIPTDQRLTVCVSSQVGCPMACRFCATGKGGLQRSLAGHEIVAQVLSIREVMERRPSHVVFMGMGEPLLNIEAVLESIRCINDDLGIGQRRITVSTVGVPHTLPRLADLALKQLGRAQFTLAVSLHAPNQALREELIPTAKTYPYDALLDDCRYYLHKTGRRVSFEYILLGGVNDHPHHAAELADRVGGFQSHVNLIAYNPIEEEEFQRPTAQRIEGFRRVLERRGVAVSLRASRGLDQDAACGQLRRNRRS, encoded by the coding sequence GTGATCAGCGCGCTTCTCGGTCGAAGTAAGTCCGAGCTTGAAGAGTGGGCTGTTGCCCAGGGCCAGCCAGCATTTCGCGGCCGGCAGCTCCATGATTGGCTTTACGCCAAAGGGGCTCAGGATCTTCAGGGCATCACGGTGCTGCCCAAGGCATGGCGTGCATCCCTTCAAGAGAATGGGGTGTCAGTGGGGCGTTTGCATGAGCGAGAGCGACGTGTGGCAGCTGATGCCACCACAAAATTGCTGTTGGGTACCGAGGACGGAGAAACCTTAGAAACGGTTGGAATCCCTACCGATCAACGTCTCACGGTGTGTGTATCGAGCCAGGTCGGATGCCCGATGGCCTGTCGTTTTTGTGCCACTGGCAAAGGAGGGTTGCAACGCTCCCTAGCGGGCCATGAAATTGTTGCCCAGGTGCTCAGTATCCGAGAGGTGATGGAGCGTCGTCCCTCTCATGTGGTGTTCATGGGTATGGGTGAGCCTTTGCTCAACATTGAGGCTGTGCTCGAGTCGATTCGCTGCATCAATGACGATCTGGGCATTGGTCAACGCCGGATCACAGTGAGCACCGTTGGAGTGCCGCACACCCTTCCTCGGCTTGCAGACCTAGCGCTCAAACAGTTGGGGCGGGCTCAGTTCACGCTGGCTGTGAGTCTTCATGCGCCTAATCAAGCGTTGAGGGAAGAGTTGATTCCTACGGCGAAGACCTATCCCTACGACGCACTTCTGGACGATTGTCGTTATTACCTCCACAAGACGGGGCGGAGGGTGAGTTTTGAGTACATCCTGCTTGGTGGGGTCAATGATCATCCGCATCACGCAGCCGAACTCGCTGATCGGGTGGGTGGTTTTCAGAGCCATGTGAATCTGATTGCCTACAACCCCATTGAGGAAGAAGAGTTTCAGCGACCTACCGCTCAGAGGATTGAGGGCTTTCGGCGCGTTCTTGAGCGTCGTGGCGTCGCTGTGAGTTTGCGAGCTAGCCGCGGCTTGGATCAGGATGCTGCTTGTGGACAGTTGCGGCGCAATCGACGGTCTTAG
- a CDS encoding high light inducible protein has translation MIEPSLIPKRKLPRFGFHTHTEKLNGRAAMLGFISLLIVEFKIGHGLLIW, from the coding sequence ATGATTGAGCCCTCCTTGATCCCAAAGCGGAAACTTCCCCGTTTTGGGTTCCATACCCACACTGAAAAGCTGAATGGTCGGGCCGCCATGCTCGGCTTCATTTCCCTTTTGATTGTGGAGTTCAAAATTGGTCATGGCTTGTTGATCTGGTGA
- a CDS encoding DNA-directed RNA polymerase subunit beta': protein MTSTPSKSRKSAKAAKAAKAAAAAHAKSRALTKTPPPFRNRVVDKKVLKELVAWAFKNHGTAVTASMADQLKDLGFKYATQAAVSISVNDLKVPAAKKELLAQAEELITETEESYRLGVITEVERHTKVIDTWTETNERLVDAVKKNFNENDPLNSVWMMANSGARGNMSQVRQLVGMRGLMANPQGEIIDLPIRTNFREGLTVTEYVISSYGARKGLVDTALRTADSGYLTRRLVDVAQDVIVREDDCGTMRSIVVKAEDGRFGNRLVGRLTADQVLGADGEVIVERNTEIDPPLSKRFEAAGVSALTVRSPLTCEANRSVCRKCYGWALAHNHLVDLGEAVGIIAAQSIGEPGTQLTMRTFHTGGVSTAESGVVRSKLEGTVEFGSKARVRPYRTPHGVNAQQSDVDFSLTIKPNGSGKPQKIEITTGSLLFVDDGQKIASDVTVATIAAGAVQKSVEKATKDVICDLAGQVSYDPTIQPREVTDRQGNITHKAQRLGRMWVLAGDVYNLPPNARPVVSSGGSVIPAQVLAEASQASEYGGAIRLREALGDSREVQIVTTSMTLRDFKLLGESTHAGEIWNLEAKDGTRYRLNTIPGSKIGNAEVIAELADDRFRTQTGGLVKFAPGLAIKKARSAKNGYEVNKGGTLLWIPQETHEINKDISLLMITDGQWIEAGTEVVKDIFSQTAGIVSVTQKNDILREIIVRSGSFHLCTEKKALERFQGDGVMVNPGEAIAKGISTEAMVFVQAVETPEGTGLLLRPVEEYTIPNEAQLPDLGHVKQPNGPHLGIKATQRLAFKDNELVKSVEGVELLRTQLILETFETTPQMTVDVEAIPDKRAKTIERLQLVILESILVRRDTISDSSHGSTHTELQVEDGQSIKAGDVVATTQILCKQAGVAEMPEATEEEPVRRLIVERPEDTITIKTSGAPVVTVGQRVVDGEELAQGQPSDCCGEVEQVSASSVTMRLGRPYMISPDSLLHVRDGDLVQRGDGLALLVFERQKTGDIVQGLPRIEELLEARRPRESSILCKKPGTVEIKQGEDDEFTTVTVIESDDAIAEYPILLGRNVMVSDSQQVNAGELLTDGPINPHELLECFFEDLRSRKPLMDAAQEAIAKLQHRLVTEVQNVYKSQGVSIHDKHIEVIVRQMTSKVRIEDAGDTTLLPGELIELRQVENTNQAMSITGGAPAEFTPVLLGITKASLNTDSFISAASFQETTRVLTEAAIEGKSDWLRGLKENVIIGRLIPAGTGFSGFEEELRAEAGPHPDILSEDPAGYRRMQNLRPDYTVDMPAAPAAKSTALLDDPSAADLEATRSRHGIEAEASNFAAFTRPDADNELAEEQVLDPAAVENLQEQGLLSDE from the coding sequence ATGACCTCTACACCCTCCAAATCCCGCAAGTCTGCGAAAGCTGCCAAGGCCGCTAAGGCAGCAGCAGCTGCTCATGCAAAATCTCGAGCACTAACCAAAACACCGCCTCCCTTCCGCAACCGCGTTGTTGATAAGAAGGTCCTAAAGGAACTTGTTGCATGGGCCTTTAAGAATCACGGAACGGCTGTTACCGCGTCGATGGCGGATCAACTGAAAGATCTGGGTTTCAAGTACGCCACTCAGGCTGCCGTTTCGATTTCGGTCAACGACCTGAAGGTTCCTGCTGCAAAGAAAGAGCTGCTCGCTCAAGCTGAAGAGCTGATTACGGAGACCGAGGAGTCCTACCGGCTCGGGGTGATCACAGAGGTTGAGCGTCACACCAAGGTGATCGACACCTGGACGGAGACCAACGAGCGTTTGGTTGATGCTGTCAAAAAGAACTTCAACGAAAACGATCCGCTCAACTCGGTCTGGATGATGGCCAACTCTGGGGCTCGGGGCAATATGTCCCAAGTCCGTCAGCTGGTGGGCATGCGCGGTTTGATGGCGAACCCTCAAGGGGAGATCATTGACCTGCCGATCCGCACCAATTTCCGTGAGGGACTCACGGTCACGGAATACGTGATCTCCTCCTACGGCGCCCGTAAGGGACTTGTTGACACCGCGCTGCGTACGGCTGACTCTGGCTACCTCACCCGCCGTTTGGTGGACGTCGCTCAAGACGTGATTGTTCGTGAGGACGACTGCGGCACCATGCGTTCGATCGTGGTTAAGGCAGAGGACGGTCGTTTTGGTAATCGCCTGGTCGGACGATTGACCGCTGATCAGGTACTTGGAGCTGATGGTGAGGTGATCGTTGAGCGCAACACCGAAATTGATCCACCCCTCTCAAAACGCTTTGAAGCTGCAGGTGTCTCCGCGCTGACGGTTCGTTCTCCGCTGACTTGTGAAGCCAATCGTTCCGTATGCCGGAAGTGCTACGGCTGGGCTCTTGCCCATAATCACTTGGTTGACTTGGGCGAAGCGGTTGGAATCATCGCGGCTCAATCCATTGGCGAGCCTGGTACCCAGCTCACGATGAGAACGTTCCACACCGGTGGCGTGTCAACGGCTGAGAGTGGCGTGGTTCGCTCAAAATTGGAAGGCACCGTTGAATTTGGCTCGAAAGCGAGAGTTCGTCCTTACCGCACACCCCATGGTGTGAATGCACAGCAGTCCGATGTGGACTTCTCGCTCACGATTAAGCCCAATGGAAGTGGTAAGCCACAGAAGATCGAAATCACTACGGGTTCGCTTCTGTTTGTTGACGACGGTCAGAAGATCGCCTCTGACGTGACGGTGGCAACCATTGCGGCTGGCGCCGTGCAGAAGAGTGTTGAGAAAGCCACTAAAGATGTGATCTGCGACCTGGCAGGTCAGGTCAGCTACGACCCCACGATTCAGCCCCGCGAGGTGACTGACAGGCAGGGCAACATCACCCATAAAGCTCAGCGTCTGGGCCGGATGTGGGTTCTTGCTGGTGATGTATACAACTTGCCTCCAAATGCGCGCCCAGTTGTTTCGTCAGGTGGGTCCGTCATCCCTGCTCAGGTGCTTGCTGAAGCCAGTCAAGCCAGTGAGTATGGCGGTGCGATTCGCTTGCGTGAAGCCTTGGGTGATTCGCGTGAGGTGCAGATCGTTACGACTTCAATGACGCTCCGCGATTTCAAACTTCTCGGCGAATCAACCCACGCTGGTGAGATCTGGAATCTTGAAGCCAAGGATGGTACCCGTTATCGCCTGAATACCATCCCTGGAAGCAAAATCGGCAACGCAGAGGTGATTGCTGAACTGGCTGATGATCGCTTCCGCACACAAACCGGCGGATTAGTGAAATTCGCACCGGGACTTGCAATTAAGAAAGCTCGTTCCGCCAAAAATGGCTATGAGGTCAATAAGGGCGGCACCTTGTTGTGGATTCCTCAGGAAACGCATGAAATCAACAAAGATATTTCTTTGTTGATGATTACTGATGGTCAATGGATTGAAGCCGGCACCGAAGTGGTGAAGGACATTTTCAGTCAGACCGCAGGCATCGTGAGTGTGACTCAGAAGAACGATATTCTTCGCGAAATCATTGTTCGCAGCGGCAGTTTCCATCTCTGCACAGAGAAGAAAGCGCTCGAGCGTTTTCAGGGCGATGGCGTCATGGTGAATCCAGGCGAAGCAATCGCCAAGGGCATCAGTACCGAGGCCATGGTGTTTGTTCAGGCCGTTGAAACCCCTGAGGGCACTGGCCTATTGCTCCGTCCTGTTGAGGAATACACCATCCCCAATGAGGCCCAGCTTCCTGATTTGGGCCATGTCAAGCAGCCCAATGGTCCCCATCTCGGGATCAAAGCGACGCAACGTTTGGCCTTTAAAGACAACGAGTTGGTCAAATCAGTTGAAGGGGTTGAGTTGCTGCGAACTCAATTGATTTTGGAAACGTTTGAGACCACTCCACAGATGACTGTGGATGTGGAAGCGATTCCCGATAAGAGGGCCAAAACGATTGAGCGTCTCCAACTCGTGATCCTGGAAAGCATCTTGGTGCGTCGTGACACCATTTCTGATTCCAGTCATGGCTCCACTCATACGGAGCTCCAGGTCGAAGACGGACAGTCCATCAAGGCGGGTGATGTGGTTGCAACCACGCAGATTCTCTGTAAGCAGGCTGGTGTCGCTGAGATGCCAGAAGCCACAGAAGAGGAGCCTGTCAGACGTTTGATCGTTGAAAGGCCTGAGGACACGATCACGATCAAGACCTCTGGAGCGCCTGTCGTCACCGTTGGACAGCGTGTGGTGGATGGCGAAGAGCTGGCTCAGGGTCAGCCTTCAGATTGCTGTGGTGAGGTGGAGCAGGTGAGCGCTAGCTCCGTCACCATGCGTTTGGGGCGTCCTTACATGATTTCGCCCGACTCGTTGTTGCATGTTCGCGATGGAGATCTTGTCCAGCGCGGTGATGGCTTGGCTCTTCTGGTCTTTGAACGTCAGAAAACTGGTGACATTGTTCAGGGTCTTCCTCGTATTGAGGAGTTGCTCGAGGCAAGGCGTCCCCGTGAGTCTTCGATCCTTTGCAAAAAGCCAGGCACCGTAGAAATCAAACAGGGAGAAGACGATGAGTTCACCACGGTGACCGTGATCGAGTCCGACGATGCGATCGCTGAATACCCGATCCTGCTTGGTCGGAACGTGATGGTGAGTGATAGCCAGCAGGTGAACGCTGGTGAACTTCTGACTGACGGTCCTATCAATCCCCATGAGTTGCTTGAGTGCTTCTTTGAGGACCTGCGCAGCCGTAAGCCTTTGATGGATGCGGCTCAGGAAGCGATTGCCAAGCTTCAGCATCGCCTTGTGACCGAAGTCCAGAACGTCTACAAGTCGCAGGGCGTGTCGATTCACGACAAGCACATCGAGGTGATTGTTCGCCAGATGACCAGCAAAGTTCGGATCGAGGATGCTGGTGATACCACGCTTCTTCCCGGAGAGTTGATCGAACTCCGTCAGGTGGAAAACACCAATCAGGCGATGTCGATTACGGGTGGAGCACCTGCCGAATTCACGCCAGTTTTGCTCGGTATTACTAAGGCATCGCTCAACACCGACAGCTTCATCTCTGCGGCTTCTTTCCAAGAAACCACGCGTGTGCTCACTGAAGCGGCGATTGAGGGTAAGAGCGATTGGTTACGTGGTCTCAAGGAGAACGTGATCATCGGTCGCTTGATTCCCGCAGGTACAGGCTTCAGCGGTTTTGAAGAGGAGTTAAGAGCGGAAGCTGGTCCTCATCCCGATATCCTCTCGGAAGATCCTGCCGGCTATCGCCGTATGCAGAATCTTCGCCCTGATTACACCGTTGATATGCCTGCAGCTCCTGCCGCCAAATCGACAGCTTTGTTGGACGATCCCAGCGCCGCAGACCTAGAGGCCACTCGAAGCCGCCATGGCATTGAGGCAGAGGCCAGCAATTTTGCTGCCTTTACCCGTCCAGATGCCGATAACGAGCTTGCAGAAGAGCAAGTTCTTGACCCGGCAGCGGTTGAAAATCTGCAGGAGCAAGGTCTCCTAAGCGATGAATGA